The bacterium genomic interval GATCTACGCCCGGCACGTCGCCCGCATCCACAGCCTCGCCCGGCGGATGATCGGGCCCGAGGACGCCGACGACGCCACCCAGGAGGTCTTCGTCCGGGCCTGGACGAGGATCGCCAGCTTCCGGGGCGACGCCGCCTTCGGCACCTGGCTGCACCGCCTGGCCATCAACGTGCTGCTCGGCCGCAGGATCTCGCTCGCGACGCACCGCGGACGGTTCATCGAAGCCGATGAAACCGTCGCCGCCGTGCCGACGAGGCCGCCTTCGACCGAGC includes:
- a CDS encoding RNA polymerase subunit sigma-24 yields the protein MDRADAAAAARGDTRAFERIYARHVARIHSLARRMIGPEDADDATQEVFVRAWTRIASFRGDAAFGTWLHRLAINVLLGRRISLATHRGRFIEADETVAAVPTRPPSTELRMDVETAIERLPSGARQVLVLHDIEGYKHEEIAGMLGISVGTSKSQLHRARMALRAFLDR